A genomic segment from Spinacia oleracea cultivar Varoflay chromosome 3, BTI_SOV_V1, whole genome shotgun sequence encodes:
- the LOC110804023 gene encoding transcription termination factor MTEF18, mitochondrial isoform X1, whose translation MTYFYNLRLYPILRWVSLHFSPNLLKSPPKHPIFQYNFPCYCNFNNVQNHFRLISTLNVKIDQNEDIEDSSSSNNGEAMPRTTKKEAQGALLDYLHFTRSLPFLDAEYMSKNSPRFLRKLVDQVNNEPAIRHDVARFLRYHPLNEFEPFFESMGLEPSEFVPLLPRDLMFLSDEDGLLDNFHVLCEYGVSRGLIGRVYRRAREVFQYGSGVLISKLRDFEEFGLSKSVIVKAIIYNPCLLIDGVGKEFFKVLATLQFVGCEYDWVEQHLFENASYNWRQIFELLHLLNDMGCENKDLEYSLRQHPEILFDRSGRSTFSLIGFLIKLGFTKNDICSLFLHFPQVKIEKFVRNLGRAFELLSELDMDALNIGIIIRKHFILLGSCSVKKANSLIANLNTGKKRLCKTIIENPLVLKNWVLRAKIERLPATTMHSRMGRIKFLSSIGLTTHSEEMAKALKLFRGKGEELRERFDCFVKAGLSAEDVAQMAKAAPQILNQSKEVIETKIRYLVNDLGYPVSSLKPFPGYIAYTMERVKLRCSMYKWLVNQNAVRPTLRLSTIIGCTDSFFEKKYVIKHPRGLVVWQEMKKTVSVL comes from the coding sequence ATGACCTATTTTTACAATCTTAGATTATACCCTATTCTAAGATGGGTTTCTCTTCATTTTTCCCCAAACCTCCTTAAATCGCCACCAAAACACCCAATTTTTCAATATAATTTTCCATGTTATTGTAATTTCAATAATGTACAGAATCATTTTCGTTTAATTAGTACATTGAATGTTAAAATTGATCAAAATGAGGATATTGAAGACAGTTCAAGCTCCAATAATGGTGAAGCAATGCCTAGAACCACTAAGAAGGAGGCTCAAGGTGCATTGTTAGATTACTTGCATTTTACTAGAAGTTTACCCTTTCTGGATGCTGAATATATGAGCAAAAACTCCCCTCGTTTTTTGAGGAAGTTGGTAGATCAAGTCAATAACGAGCCTGCTATCAGGCACGACGTGGCTCGCTTCTTGCGTTATCATCCCTTAAATGAGTTTGAACCATTTTTTGAAAGTATGGGGTTGGAGCCTTCTGAGTTTGTTCCACTCCTTCCGCGTGATTTGATGTTTTTGAGTGATGAGGATGGTTTGCTTGATAACTTCCATGTTTTGTGTGAATATGGGGTTAGTCGTGGTCTTATAGGAAGGGTGTATAGAAGGGCCAGAGAGGTGTTCCAATATGGTAGTGGGGTTTTGATTTCGAAGCTTCGAGATTTTGAGGAGTTCGGGTTAAGTAAATCTGTTATAGTTAAGGCTATTATCTACAATCCATGCCTTTTGATTGATGGTGTGGGTAAAGAGTTTTTTAAGGTGTTGGCAACGTTGCAGTTTGTTGGTTGTGAATATGATTGGGTTGAGCAACATCTATTCGAGAATGCTTCCTACAATTGGAGACAAATCTTTGAGTTGCTACATTTGCTCAATGATATGGGTtgtgaaaataaggacctggaGTATTCTTTAAGGCAACATCCAGAAATTCTATTTGATCGTTCAGGTCGATCAACTTTTTCATTAATTGGGTTTCTGATTAAACTTGGATTCACAAAGAATGACATATGTTCGCTATTTTTGCACTTTCCACAAGTCAAAATTGAGAAATTTGTTAGGAATCTTGGACGTGCTTTTGAGTTACTATCTGAGTTAGATATGGATGCTTTGAATATTGGAATTATTATTCGTAAACATTTCATATTGCTGGGTTCATGCTCAGTGAAGAAAGCAAACAGTTTAATTGCTAATTTGAACACAGGAAAGAAACGCTTGTGCAAAACCATAATAGAAAATCCGTTGGTGCTAAAGAATTgggttttgagagcaaaaattgaACGATTGCCTGCGACTACAATGCATTCTCGCATGGGGAGAATCAAGTTCTTATCAAGCATTGGCTTGACAACACATTCAGAAGAAATGGCAAAGGCTTTAAAGCTATTCCGTGGCAAAGGAGAGGAACTCCGTGAAAGATTTGATTGTTTTGTGAAAGCAGGACTCAGTGCAGAGGATGTTGCGCAGATGGCCAAAGCGGCCCCACAGATTCTAAATCAATCAAAGGAAGTTATTGAGACAAAGATAAGATATCTTGTTAATGATTTAGGCTATCCAGTGTCAAGTTTGAAGCCATTCCCAGGGTACATTGCATATACGATGGAAAGGGTAAAGCTTAGATGTTCTATGTACAAGTGGCTTGTCAATCAAAACGCTGTTCGCCCCACATTGCGTTTGAGCACCATAATTGGATGCACAGACTCTTTTTTTGAGAAGAAGTATGTAATTAAACATCCTAGAGGCCTTGTAGTGTGGCAAGAGATGAAGAAGACAGTTTCTGTGTTATAA
- the LOC110804023 gene encoding transcription termination factor MTEF18, mitochondrial isoform X2 encodes MPRTTKKEAQGALLDYLHFTRSLPFLDAEYMSKNSPRFLRKLVDQVNNEPAIRHDVARFLRYHPLNEFEPFFESMGLEPSEFVPLLPRDLMFLSDEDGLLDNFHVLCEYGVSRGLIGRVYRRAREVFQYGSGVLISKLRDFEEFGLSKSVIVKAIIYNPCLLIDGVGKEFFKVLATLQFVGCEYDWVEQHLFENASYNWRQIFELLHLLNDMGCENKDLEYSLRQHPEILFDRSGRSTFSLIGFLIKLGFTKNDICSLFLHFPQVKIEKFVRNLGRAFELLSELDMDALNIGIIIRKHFILLGSCSVKKANSLIANLNTGKKRLCKTIIENPLVLKNWVLRAKIERLPATTMHSRMGRIKFLSSIGLTTHSEEMAKALKLFRGKGEELRERFDCFVKAGLSAEDVAQMAKAAPQILNQSKEVIETKIRYLVNDLGYPVSSLKPFPGYIAYTMERVKLRCSMYKWLVNQNAVRPTLRLSTIIGCTDSFFEKKYVIKHPRGLVVWQEMKKTVSVL; translated from the coding sequence ATGCCTAGAACCACTAAGAAGGAGGCTCAAGGTGCATTGTTAGATTACTTGCATTTTACTAGAAGTTTACCCTTTCTGGATGCTGAATATATGAGCAAAAACTCCCCTCGTTTTTTGAGGAAGTTGGTAGATCAAGTCAATAACGAGCCTGCTATCAGGCACGACGTGGCTCGCTTCTTGCGTTATCATCCCTTAAATGAGTTTGAACCATTTTTTGAAAGTATGGGGTTGGAGCCTTCTGAGTTTGTTCCACTCCTTCCGCGTGATTTGATGTTTTTGAGTGATGAGGATGGTTTGCTTGATAACTTCCATGTTTTGTGTGAATATGGGGTTAGTCGTGGTCTTATAGGAAGGGTGTATAGAAGGGCCAGAGAGGTGTTCCAATATGGTAGTGGGGTTTTGATTTCGAAGCTTCGAGATTTTGAGGAGTTCGGGTTAAGTAAATCTGTTATAGTTAAGGCTATTATCTACAATCCATGCCTTTTGATTGATGGTGTGGGTAAAGAGTTTTTTAAGGTGTTGGCAACGTTGCAGTTTGTTGGTTGTGAATATGATTGGGTTGAGCAACATCTATTCGAGAATGCTTCCTACAATTGGAGACAAATCTTTGAGTTGCTACATTTGCTCAATGATATGGGTtgtgaaaataaggacctggaGTATTCTTTAAGGCAACATCCAGAAATTCTATTTGATCGTTCAGGTCGATCAACTTTTTCATTAATTGGGTTTCTGATTAAACTTGGATTCACAAAGAATGACATATGTTCGCTATTTTTGCACTTTCCACAAGTCAAAATTGAGAAATTTGTTAGGAATCTTGGACGTGCTTTTGAGTTACTATCTGAGTTAGATATGGATGCTTTGAATATTGGAATTATTATTCGTAAACATTTCATATTGCTGGGTTCATGCTCAGTGAAGAAAGCAAACAGTTTAATTGCTAATTTGAACACAGGAAAGAAACGCTTGTGCAAAACCATAATAGAAAATCCGTTGGTGCTAAAGAATTgggttttgagagcaaaaattgaACGATTGCCTGCGACTACAATGCATTCTCGCATGGGGAGAATCAAGTTCTTATCAAGCATTGGCTTGACAACACATTCAGAAGAAATGGCAAAGGCTTTAAAGCTATTCCGTGGCAAAGGAGAGGAACTCCGTGAAAGATTTGATTGTTTTGTGAAAGCAGGACTCAGTGCAGAGGATGTTGCGCAGATGGCCAAAGCGGCCCCACAGATTCTAAATCAATCAAAGGAAGTTATTGAGACAAAGATAAGATATCTTGTTAATGATTTAGGCTATCCAGTGTCAAGTTTGAAGCCATTCCCAGGGTACATTGCATATACGATGGAAAGGGTAAAGCTTAGATGTTCTATGTACAAGTGGCTTGTCAATCAAAACGCTGTTCGCCCCACATTGCGTTTGAGCACCATAATTGGATGCACAGACTCTTTTTTTGAGAAGAAGTATGTAATTAAACATCCTAGAGGCCTTGTAGTGTGGCAAGAGATGAAGAAGACAGTTTCTGTGTTATAA